From Williamwhitmania taraxaci, one genomic window encodes:
- the xerA gene encoding site-specific tyrosine recombinase/integron integrase yields the protein MQTIVTERILYKKEPRLALRFAYDAALVKLVKQVDDAQWSQTLRLWHIPLSEQAYNQLKRLTQEHATLSKGENRIPPKAIQTPVSPEVAEAITAFTRYMAQRRYSESTIDTYKNALKHFLQVTNKPVAEITNTDLEQFNHSYILANSYSFSYQNQVVNAVKLYFKTFYGSRFDVEKVERPRREHRLPNVLSKEEVKKILEAHANIKHRTMLSLIYACGLRRSELLHLKPAHVDSKRGVLTIRNAKGNKDRIVPISERVLAMLREYYKAYQPKVWLFEGQSKGEQYSEYSLQSVLKQALTKAKISKPVTLHWLRHSYATHLLESGTDLRYIQELLGHKSSKTTEIYTHVSITGLKKIRSPFDAM from the coding sequence ATGCAAACAATAGTAACCGAACGAATCCTTTATAAAAAGGAGCCCCGACTGGCATTACGCTTTGCATACGATGCAGCCCTTGTAAAACTTGTAAAACAGGTGGACGATGCCCAGTGGAGCCAAACCCTGCGCCTATGGCATATCCCGCTGAGCGAGCAAGCCTACAACCAGCTGAAGCGGCTCACGCAAGAACATGCAACCCTCAGCAAAGGGGAAAACAGAATACCGCCCAAAGCAATACAAACACCCGTATCGCCGGAGGTTGCCGAGGCAATTACCGCATTTACCCGCTATATGGCACAGCGGAGGTATAGCGAAAGCACCATAGATACCTATAAGAATGCGCTCAAGCACTTTTTGCAGGTAACCAACAAACCCGTAGCCGAGATAACCAACACCGACCTTGAGCAGTTTAACCACAGCTACATTCTGGCCAACAGCTACAGCTTTTCCTACCAAAACCAGGTGGTAAACGCCGTGAAGCTATACTTCAAAACCTTTTACGGAAGCCGGTTTGATGTAGAAAAGGTAGAGCGACCCCGCCGCGAGCATAGGCTGCCCAACGTGCTTAGCAAGGAGGAGGTAAAGAAGATTCTAGAAGCACATGCCAACATTAAGCACCGCACCATGCTTAGCCTGATATACGCCTGCGGGCTGAGGCGAAGTGAGCTGCTGCACCTTAAGCCTGCCCATGTTGACAGCAAGCGGGGGGTATTAACCATCCGGAATGCCAAGGGGAACAAGGATAGGATAGTTCCCATTTCGGAGAGAGTGCTGGCCATGCTGAGGGAGTACTATAAAGCTTACCAACCCAAGGTATGGCTATTTGAAGGGCAGAGTAAGGGAGAGCAGTATAGCGAATATAGCCTACAAAGCGTGTTGAAGCAAGCCTTGACAAAGGCAAAGATATCCAAACCTGTAACGCTGCACTGGCTGCGGCACTCCTACGCCACTCATTTGCTAGAGTCCGGCACCGATTTGCGCTACATTCAGGAGTTGCTGGGGCATAAAAGCAGCAAGACAACCGAGATCTACACGCATGTAAGCATAACAGGCCTGAAAAAAATTCGTTCACCTTTTGATGCCATGTGA